One Sulfolobus sp. S-194 DNA segment encodes these proteins:
- the rgy gene encoding reverse gyrase — translation MNTIPSSNYLSSCPNCGRVISAERLYKASVCNECLEEDREFNNIRELVNELSKLNRLNKLSYIKEVLREYDIFVELFKKIIGFPPFGPQKSWIIRVLRKESFAIIAPPGLGKTTFGIITSLYFSSKNSRSILIFPTRSLVKQAVDRISVYANKTNIETKLLYYHSGINESQKQELYKALNEGDFNIFIATNRFFIDKINELKNIKYNFMFVDDVDTALKSSKSAETILNLAGFSKDDILSVKELLRKSREDESVYTKIQEIRGNKLKGKTIVFSSATLTRGNPVLSALMGFRPGSSVIYLRKIIDTYTYLPNNDNDVVDLLKELLNKLGEGGLIFVPVDKGQEYAKFLEAKLSDNFNVVTITSSNTNKIEDFANGNIYALIGSATHYGILVRGIDIPWRVKYAIFVGIPKFKFKIGEVMNLVALSRILSMIALITKDQGIVRLAGRVRGKLRKLSPAAISMLTTQAREGKLEDETLLKAYEIVNKFLEDKDILKKIAELGDLVISNGYILMPDYLTYVQASGRTSRIYGGELTTGLSVLLIDDINLFNILNRKLSLILDEITWQELQIKNNKIGSSDLTEIINKINEERERILKVKKEGEIEPTLQKVKTVLFIVESPNKAKTISNFFAKPSIRQLENIRAFETVLEDKILIVTATGGHVYDLTTQNIGIYGVEVQQQNSHFNFIPYYNTIKKCINGHQFTDFEQGNQCPKCHTTQIVLDKTATIDALRKLALEADEILIGTDPDTEGEKIAWDIYLALKPFNSNIKRAEFHEVTRKAILQAINNPRPFNVNLVKSQIVRRIEDRWIGFKLSTKLQEDFWKEYCKSYNCKSEENKNLSAGRVQSPVLNWIVNRYEEYNANKTKIYYGNIKGIDELKFYVLKQNEKIRKNANIYVKIINTKVLEEEINPLPPYTTDTLLYDANQFYGISASETMKIAQDLFELGLITYHRTDSTRISNTGISIAEGYLKQIAGENYAKIFKPRSWGEGGAHEAIRPTKPLDVDQLRLLIDEGEIELAKKITRVHFLIYDLIFRRFITSQLAPLKVIKERIEYKICEDSNCNSELKTLQNYSEFITDIKLPIQLDYSKFLYLPTTRIIKNSIIKKLQETTGSTNTELLFTIQLSGSFVKSTVNLYTQAELVAEMKRKEIGRPSTYATIISTILKRGYVIESKKTKKLIPTQLGKEVNKYLNQKFSSFVSEERTRNLLQLMDMVEQGKQDYIQILKDIYYEIKSIR, via the coding sequence TTGAATACTATCCCTTCATCGAATTACCTATCTTCATGTCCTAATTGCGGCAGAGTAATCTCAGCTGAAAGACTCTATAAAGCATCTGTATGTAACGAGTGCCTTGAAGAAGATCGTGAATTTAATAACATTAGGGAATTAGTTAATGAACTGAGTAAGCTAAATAGACTAAATAAACTATCATACATAAAAGAGGTTCTAAGAGAATATGATATTTTCGTTGAATTATTTAAAAAAATAATAGGCTTTCCACCATTTGGGCCTCAAAAGAGTTGGATTATAAGAGTTTTAAGGAAGGAAAGTTTTGCTATAATTGCTCCTCCAGGTTTGGGTAAGACCACGTTTGGTATTATTACCTCGTTATACTTTTCCTCAAAGAATTCTAGATCTATTCTTATATTTCCTACAAGGAGCTTAGTTAAGCAAGCAGTAGATAGAATATCTGTGTATGCTAATAAAACTAACATAGAAACAAAACTCTTATATTATCATTCTGGTATTAATGAATCTCAAAAACAAGAGTTATACAAAGCACTAAATGAAGGAGATTTTAATATCTTTATTGCAACAAATAGATTTTTTATAGATAAAATAAATGAACTAAAAAACATAAAATATAATTTCATGTTTGTAGACGACGTTGATACGGCATTAAAATCTAGTAAAAGTGCAGAAACAATACTTAACCTAGCTGGATTTTCAAAAGATGATATCCTATCAGTAAAAGAGCTTCTAAGAAAATCAAGAGAAGACGAATCGGTGTATACAAAAATCCAGGAAATAAGAGGAAATAAACTTAAAGGAAAAACTATTGTATTTTCGTCAGCAACATTAACTCGTGGTAATCCAGTACTTTCTGCATTAATGGGCTTTAGACCAGGTAGTTCTGTGATTTACCTAAGAAAAATAATCGACACATATACGTATCTACCCAATAATGATAATGATGTAGTAGATCTATTAAAAGAACTTCTAAATAAGCTAGGCGAAGGAGGACTTATCTTTGTACCAGTTGATAAAGGTCAAGAATATGCAAAATTCCTAGAAGCAAAATTAAGTGATAATTTTAATGTTGTTACAATAACCTCTTCTAATACTAATAAAATTGAAGATTTCGCCAATGGTAACATATATGCTCTAATAGGATCTGCAACTCATTATGGAATCCTAGTAAGAGGTATAGATATACCTTGGAGAGTTAAGTATGCTATTTTCGTTGGAATTCCAAAATTTAAGTTCAAGATAGGCGAAGTAATGAATCTAGTTGCATTATCTAGAATTTTAAGTATGATAGCCCTAATCACTAAGGATCAAGGTATTGTAAGATTAGCTGGTAGAGTAAGAGGAAAACTAAGAAAGTTAAGTCCAGCAGCAATTTCAATGCTAACAACCCAAGCTAGAGAGGGTAAGCTTGAGGATGAAACTTTACTTAAAGCCTATGAGATTGTAAATAAATTCTTGGAAGATAAGGATATTCTTAAAAAGATAGCTGAACTGGGAGATCTTGTAATATCAAACGGCTATATTCTCATGCCTGATTATCTTACATATGTACAAGCAAGCGGAAGAACTTCGAGAATATATGGCGGAGAACTAACCACTGGGCTATCTGTTCTCTTAATAGATGATATTAATTTATTCAATATACTAAACAGAAAACTTTCATTGATTCTAGATGAAATTACATGGCAAGAGTTACAAATTAAAAATAATAAGATAGGCTCTAGTGATTTAACAGAAATAATAAATAAAATTAATGAAGAGAGGGAAAGAATATTAAAGGTAAAAAAAGAAGGGGAAATTGAGCCTACATTACAGAAAGTCAAAACAGTTTTGTTTATTGTAGAATCACCAAACAAAGCAAAGACTATATCAAACTTCTTTGCAAAACCCAGTATTAGGCAGCTCGAAAACATTAGAGCTTTCGAAACCGTTTTAGAAGACAAAATATTAATTGTTACTGCCACTGGAGGGCATGTTTACGATTTAACAACTCAGAACATAGGAATTTACGGTGTTGAAGTTCAGCAACAGAATTCTCATTTTAACTTTATACCATATTATAATACTATTAAGAAATGTATAAATGGGCATCAATTTACTGATTTTGAACAAGGAAATCAGTGCCCTAAATGTCATACCACACAAATCGTATTAGATAAAACAGCTACTATAGATGCATTAAGGAAATTAGCCTTAGAGGCAGATGAAATACTAATAGGTACGGATCCAGATACTGAAGGAGAGAAAATTGCTTGGGATATATACCTGGCTTTAAAACCATTTAATTCTAACATAAAAAGAGCCGAATTTCATGAAGTTACTAGAAAGGCTATCCTCCAAGCAATTAATAATCCAAGACCATTTAACGTCAATTTAGTTAAATCTCAAATAGTTAGGAGAATAGAAGATAGGTGGATTGGGTTTAAACTTTCAACTAAATTGCAAGAAGATTTCTGGAAAGAATATTGCAAGAGCTATAATTGTAAAAGTGAGGAAAATAAGAATTTAAGTGCTGGAAGAGTCCAATCACCAGTACTTAATTGGATAGTAAATAGATATGAAGAGTATAACGCAAATAAAACAAAAATATATTATGGTAATATTAAAGGCATAGACGAACTTAAATTCTATGTACTCAAACAAAATGAAAAAATAAGGAAAAATGCCAATATATACGTAAAAATTATTAATACAAAAGTATTAGAAGAAGAAATAAATCCACTGCCGCCTTATACTACAGATACTTTACTTTATGATGCTAATCAATTTTATGGAATCTCGGCATCTGAAACAATGAAAATTGCTCAAGATCTTTTTGAGTTGGGACTTATAACCTATCATAGAACAGATAGCACTAGAATTTCTAATACAGGTATATCAATAGCTGAAGGATATCTAAAACAAATAGCTGGAGAAAATTACGCCAAAATATTTAAGCCGAGAAGCTGGGGAGAAGGAGGTGCACATGAAGCTATAAGACCTACCAAACCTCTAGATGTAGACCAATTACGACTTCTTATCGATGAAGGAGAAATAGAATTGGCTAAAAAAATCACGAGAGTACATTTCCTTATATATGACCTAATATTTAGAAGATTTATTACAAGCCAATTAGCTCCCCTAAAAGTTATTAAAGAGAGAATTGAATATAAAATATGTGAGGATAGTAACTGTAATTCTGAATTAAAAACTTTACAGAATTATTCTGAATTCATTACAGATATAAAACTTCCTATTCAGCTTGACTATTCTAAATTTCTATATCTCCCTACTACACGAATTATTAAAAATAGTATTATAAAGAAACTCCAAGAAACAACTGGCTCAACAAATACAGAACTACTTTTTACAATCCAACTAAGTGGTTCATTCGTTAAAAGCACAGTAAACTTGTATACTCAGGCTGAATTAGTAGCCGAAATGAAGAGAAAAGAGATTGGAAGACCTAGTACATATGCTACAATAATTAGTACAATTTTAAAAAGAGGATACGTTATTGAAAGTAAAAAAACTAAGAAGCTTATCCCAACACAGTTAGGTAAAGAAGTAAATAAGTATTTAAATCAAAAGTTTAGTAGTTTTGTATCTGAGGAAAGAACAAGAAATCTCTTGCAGTTGATGGATATGGTAGAACAAGGTAAACAAGATTATATACAAATATTAAAGGATATTTATTACGAAATAAAGAGTATTAGGTGA
- a CDS encoding DNA-directed RNA polymerase, with the protein MFKLIKAKGIIRIPPEYFGQPLDEIALQILRQEYQEKMIKDLGLVLAVLDAKVSEEGYIIFGDGATYHEVSFEMLAFVPIIQEVVEGEVNQVDNYGVYVNIGPVDGLAHISQITDDNLKFDQNRGILIGERSKKIIQKGDRVRARIISVSTSGGRMPRIALTMKQPYLGKIEWISQELTKASK; encoded by the coding sequence ATGTTTAAACTAATTAAAGCAAAGGGTATAATACGCATTCCTCCTGAGTATTTTGGGCAACCATTAGATGAAATAGCACTACAAATTTTAAGACAAGAATACCAAGAAAAAATGATTAAAGACCTTGGTTTAGTCCTCGCTGTACTAGACGCTAAAGTAAGTGAGGAAGGATATATTATATTCGGAGATGGTGCAACATATCATGAAGTTAGTTTTGAAATGTTAGCTTTTGTTCCAATAATTCAAGAAGTTGTAGAAGGTGAAGTTAACCAGGTAGATAATTATGGAGTTTATGTAAATATAGGACCAGTTGATGGACTAGCACACATTTCCCAAATCACTGATGACAATCTTAAATTTGATCAAAATAGGGGAATTCTTATAGGAGAAAGGAGCAAAAAAATAATACAAAAAGGAGATAGAGTTAGAGCAAGGATTATTAGCGTATCTACAAGTGGTGGAAGAATGCCTAGAATAGCTTTAACAATGAAACAACCGTATTTGGGAAAAATTGAGTGGATATCACAAGAGTTAACAAAGGCGAGTAAATAA
- a CDS encoding CDC48 family AAA ATPase, which yields MSQEVSLRVSEARQRDVGKKIARLSDYTMRKLGIETGDYIEIIGPNGSALAQAMPSYDISDDEIKIDGYIRKSIGVGIGDDVKVKKANVTPATKITLAPTQPIRFDRSFVEYVKDQLMNKPLAKGETIPVPIYTGTLDFIVINTQPSNYVYVTESTNLEIREEPAKESELGGYPKVTWEDIGDLEEAKQKIREIVEWPLRHPELFQRLGIEPPKGILLYGPPGNGKTLLARALANEVGASFYTINGPEIMSKFYGESEQRLREIFEEAEKNSPAIIFIDEIDAIAPKREEVTGEVEKRVVAQLLTLMDGIKGRGKVIVIGATNRPDAVDPALRRPGRFDREIEIRPPDAKARKEILQVHTRNMPLAEDVDLDKLAEITYGYTGADLAALAKEAAMNALRRFIAEKKINLEQERIPAEILKELKVTMQDFLEAMKSIQPTLLREVYVEVPKVHWNDIGGLEEVKQQLREAVEWPLRFSELFNKSGITPPKGILLFGPPGTGKTMLAKAVATESGANFIAVRGPEILSKWVGESEKAIREIFRKARQAAPTVIFFDEIDAIAPMRGLTTDSGVTERIVNQLLAEMDGIVPLNKVVVIAATNRPDILDPALLRPGRFDRLIYVPPPDKRARAEILKVHTRNVPLAEDITLDELAEKTEGYTGADIEALAREATINAMRKIFNDCDKKAKEQCQSNVDCYNSKMRDCMNNAKVVVTKEDFNKALEVVKPSLTAADIQRYERLAKELKRSVL from the coding sequence ATGAGCCAAGAGGTCAGTCTAAGAGTAAGTGAAGCTAGACAAAGAGACGTAGGAAAAAAGATCGCAAGATTATCAGATTACACCATGAGAAAACTTGGGATTGAAACTGGAGATTATATTGAAATAATAGGTCCAAATGGTTCTGCCTTGGCTCAAGCTATGCCTTCTTATGATATTTCTGATGATGAAATAAAAATTGACGGATATATTAGGAAATCTATCGGAGTTGGGATTGGTGATGATGTAAAAGTAAAGAAAGCCAATGTAACTCCAGCAACTAAGATAACTCTTGCCCCTACACAACCAATAAGATTTGATAGAAGCTTCGTAGAATATGTAAAAGACCAACTGATGAATAAACCATTGGCAAAGGGAGAAACAATACCAGTCCCAATTTACACTGGTACATTAGATTTTATAGTAATAAATACTCAACCTTCAAATTATGTATATGTTACAGAGTCTACAAACCTTGAGATAAGAGAGGAACCGGCTAAAGAAAGTGAATTGGGCGGATACCCCAAAGTAACATGGGAAGATATAGGTGATTTAGAAGAGGCTAAACAAAAAATCAGGGAAATAGTTGAATGGCCTTTAAGGCATCCTGAATTATTCCAAAGATTAGGGATTGAACCACCCAAAGGAATTTTACTTTATGGGCCTCCTGGAAATGGTAAAACTTTACTTGCTAGGGCATTAGCTAATGAGGTCGGAGCTAGTTTTTACACAATTAACGGCCCGGAAATAATGAGTAAATTCTATGGGGAAAGTGAGCAAAGATTAAGAGAAATATTTGAGGAAGCAGAAAAGAATTCTCCAGCAATAATATTCATTGATGAAATTGATGCAATAGCACCAAAGAGAGAAGAAGTTACTGGAGAAGTAGAGAAAAGAGTAGTAGCGCAATTGTTAACTCTAATGGATGGAATTAAAGGAAGAGGAAAAGTAATAGTTATAGGAGCAACTAATAGACCAGATGCAGTAGATCCTGCATTAAGAAGACCTGGCAGATTTGATAGGGAAATAGAAATTAGACCACCCGATGCTAAGGCTAGAAAAGAGATTCTACAAGTACATACCAGAAACATGCCTCTAGCTGAGGATGTAGATTTAGATAAACTTGCAGAAATTACATACGGATACACTGGAGCTGATTTAGCAGCATTAGCAAAAGAAGCCGCTATGAATGCGTTAAGAAGGTTTATAGCTGAGAAGAAGATAAATCTTGAACAAGAAAGAATTCCTGCTGAAATTTTAAAGGAACTAAAAGTCACTATGCAAGATTTCTTAGAGGCTATGAAATCTATACAGCCAACTCTACTTAGAGAAGTTTATGTTGAAGTTCCAAAGGTTCATTGGAACGATATAGGAGGTCTTGAGGAGGTTAAACAACAGCTTAGGGAAGCGGTTGAATGGCCTTTAAGATTCTCAGAATTATTTAATAAAAGCGGAATAACTCCACCTAAGGGTATTTTGTTGTTTGGTCCTCCTGGTACTGGTAAGACTATGCTTGCTAAGGCTGTTGCTACTGAGAGTGGTGCTAATTTTATTGCTGTCCGTGGTCCTGAGATTTTGTCAAAGTGGGTTGGTGAGAGTGAGAAGGCTATTAGAGAAATATTTAGGAAGGCTAGACAAGCAGCACCAACAGTAATATTCTTTGATGAAATAGATGCAATAGCACCAATGAGAGGACTAACAACAGACAGTGGAGTAACAGAAAGAATAGTAAACCAACTACTAGCAGAAATGGACGGAATTGTACCACTAAATAAGGTTGTTGTTATTGCTGCTACTAATAGGCCCGATATTCTTGATCCTGCTTTGTTGAGGCCCGGTAGGTTTGATAGGTTGATTTATGTTCCTCCGCCAGATAAGAGGGCTAGGGCTGAGATTTTGAAGGTTCATACTAGGAATGTACCATTAGCTGAAGATATTACATTAGATGAGCTCGCGGAAAAAACAGAAGGATATACGGGAGCTGATATAGAAGCCTTAGCTAGGGAGGCCACAATTAATGCTATGAGAAAGATATTTAATGATTGTGATAAGAAGGCGAAAGAGCAATGTCAGAGTAATGTTGATTGTTATAATAGTAAAATGAGAGATTGTATGAATAATGCAAAAGTTGTTGTGACAAAAGAAGATTTTAATAAAGCTTTAGAGGTAGTTAAACCAAGTTTAACAGCAGCTGATATACAAAGATATGAAAGACTAGCAAAAGAATTAAAGAGGTCAGTATTATGA
- a CDS encoding GTP-dependent dephospho-CoA kinase family protein: MPDSIKKELTRPYGFLFTNNDIFINFILEKKNNRLITVGDVVTSILYDRNIIPFLSIIDGKTKRQIKVKTINENVIKVKNEKSTIRFSVIKIIKNILDKNDRATILVDGEEDLLVIPVVIFGRNNDIIVYGQPNAGAVVIINNHFVKIRVKQILENFYVKKC, encoded by the coding sequence ATGCCTGACTCTATAAAAAAGGAATTAACAAGACCTTATGGTTTTTTATTTACAAATAATGATATCTTTATAAATTTTATACTTGAGAAGAAAAATAATAGATTAATAACAGTAGGTGATGTAGTCACATCGATATTATACGATCGTAATATAATTCCATTTTTATCAATAATAGATGGAAAAACGAAAAGACAAATAAAAGTTAAAACTATTAATGAAAACGTTATTAAAGTAAAAAATGAAAAGTCAACTATTAGATTTTCTGTAATAAAAATTATCAAAAACATATTAGATAAAAACGATAGGGCAACAATCTTAGTTGATGGAGAAGAAGACTTACTAGTAATACCAGTAGTTATCTTTGGTAGAAATAACGATATTATTGTTTACGGACAGCCTAATGCTGGTGCAGTAGTTATAATAAATAATCATTTTGTAAAAATAAGAGTTAAACAAATCCTAGAAAATTTTTATGTAAAAAAATGTTAA
- the spt4 gene encoding transcription elongation factor subunit Spt4, with product MPGKNKEFKACKNCRALVPQDTPKCPVCGSISFSDEWSGIVIILDPESETAKLFGATVPWRYAIIVK from the coding sequence ATGCCTGGAAAAAATAAAGAATTTAAAGCTTGTAAGAATTGCAGAGCGTTAGTACCACAAGATACACCTAAGTGTCCAGTTTGTGGATCAATTAGTTTCAGCGATGAGTGGAGTGGAATTGTAATCATTTTGGATCCTGAGTCAGAAACAGCAAAATTATTTGGGGCTACTGTACCTTGGAGATACGCAATAATAGTGAAATAG
- the eif2g gene encoding translation initiation factor IF-2 subunit gamma, which yields MSWPQVQPEVNIGVVGHVDHGKTTLVQAITGIWTSKHSEELKRGMTIKLGYAEASIGICPNCSKPEAYVTEYSCNQCGSDEKPQFLRKVSFIDAPGHEILMATMLSGAAFMDGALLVVAANEPFPQPQTREHFVALGIVNIKNLIIVQNKVDVVSKEEALKQYKQIKEFLRGTWAEDAPIIPVSALHKINIDALIEGIQKYIPTPQRDLSKDPIMLVIRSFDVNKPGTPYNELKGGVIGGSIIQGKLEIGDEIKILPGLRHEKSGGKIEYEPLYTTITSIRFSDLEVKEAKPGGLVALGTELDPSYVKADSLVGSVVVKSSNKNVSVLWNLKIENYQLLERVVGAKELVKVENIKKGEVLMLTLGSATTLGVAKNIKNDELEVELKRPLVVWDKDLRVVISRQVSGRWRLVGWGIIKI from the coding sequence TTGTCTTGGCCACAAGTTCAACCAGAAGTTAATATAGGTGTAGTTGGTCATGTAGATCATGGTAAGACTACACTAGTTCAAGCAATAACGGGAATTTGGACATCAAAACATTCCGAAGAATTAAAAAGAGGTATGACAATAAAGCTTGGATATGCCGAAGCTAGCATAGGTATATGCCCTAACTGTAGCAAACCAGAAGCATACGTTACAGAATACTCTTGTAACCAGTGTGGAAGTGATGAAAAGCCACAATTTCTTAGGAAAGTATCTTTTATTGATGCACCAGGACACGAAATTTTAATGGCTACAATGTTATCTGGAGCTGCATTTATGGATGGTGCGTTACTTGTTGTAGCGGCAAATGAACCTTTTCCTCAACCACAAACGAGAGAGCATTTTGTTGCTTTAGGCATTGTTAATATAAAAAATTTAATTATAGTACAGAATAAAGTAGACGTAGTAAGTAAAGAAGAAGCGTTAAAACAATATAAGCAAATAAAAGAATTTCTAAGGGGTACGTGGGCTGAAGACGCCCCAATAATTCCAGTAAGTGCTTTGCATAAAATTAATATCGACGCGCTAATAGAAGGAATTCAAAAGTATATCCCAACTCCTCAGAGAGATCTTAGTAAGGATCCAATCATGTTAGTTATTAGAAGTTTTGATGTAAATAAGCCTGGAACTCCTTATAATGAACTAAAAGGAGGGGTTATTGGAGGTAGTATTATTCAAGGAAAATTAGAAATAGGAGACGAGATAAAAATCTTACCAGGCTTAAGACATGAAAAATCTGGTGGCAAAATAGAGTATGAGCCGCTTTATACAACAATTACTTCTATTCGCTTTTCTGATTTAGAAGTAAAAGAGGCTAAACCAGGTGGTTTAGTAGCCTTAGGAACCGAATTAGATCCTTCCTATGTTAAGGCTGATAGTTTAGTTGGTAGTGTAGTAGTTAAATCGAGTAACAAAAATGTTTCCGTTTTATGGAATTTAAAAATTGAAAACTATCAATTACTAGAAAGAGTTGTTGGAGCAAAAGAACTAGTTAAGGTTGAGAATATTAAGAAAGGCGAGGTATTAATGCTAACATTAGGTTCAGCAACTACCTTAGGTGTAGCAAAGAACATTAAGAATGATGAATTAGAAGTAGAATTAAAAAGGCCCTTAGTAGTATGGGATAAAGATTTAAGAGTTGTTATAAGTAGACAAGTTAGTGGAAGATGGAGACTAGTAGGTTGGGGAATAATAAAAATTTAG
- a CDS encoding PIN domain-containing protein has translation METSRLGNNKNLGVLVDTNILLYIYHGFDPFDKIIQFLDYRPIFYIPNIVIKELNKFLNSKSIIMNKKANLALQYLNTYRNYWRNIEGYENMRVDDALIQICKDYDLFLFTNDTRLRHKAKLKGVRVIYLRQKSKNIKVDIII, from the coding sequence ATGGAGACTAGTAGGTTGGGGAATAATAAAAATTTAGGAGTATTAGTTGATACCAATATACTCCTTTATATATATCATGGTTTCGATCCTTTTGATAAAATAATTCAATTTCTAGATTATAGACCGATTTTCTATATACCAAATATAGTTATAAAAGAGTTAAATAAATTCCTTAATTCTAAAAGTATTATTATGAATAAGAAAGCTAATTTAGCCTTACAGTACCTTAATACTTATAGAAATTATTGGAGAAATATAGAAGGTTATGAAAATATGAGAGTTGATGATGCACTTATACAAATATGTAAAGACTACGATTTGTTTTTATTTACAAATGATACTAGACTTAGACATAAAGCTAAGCTTAAAGGGGTAAGAGTTATTTATCTAAGACAGAAGAGTAAAAATATAAAGGTAGACATCATTATCTAG
- a CDS encoding 2,3-bisphosphoglycerate-independent phosphoglycerate mutase yields the protein MKQYKILFFIADGLGDRPVSKLQGKTPLEYVNKSNIRELLKNSLIGLMDPISPGVVPGSDTSHLSIFGLDPHKYYRGRGVFEAIGAGARLKASDVAFRGNFATVNNEFIVVDRRAGRKIEEADDLVKELNEKIGEIDGVKVRFYHGTEHRVAIVLSGKGLTDKVSDTDPHEINKKVLESKPLDNSPESQFTANIVNKLTRKIYEVLNSSEINKIRISKGELPANIILLRGAAEFVDLPQFESYTKLKAAAVSATALIKGICEQIGMKVVTPPGATGGLDTNYLGKADAAVELLKEYDFVFLHLKATDAASHDGNVDGKVYAINKMDEMIGRILDKFGSELVIAISGDHTTPVEVKEHTGDPVPFLLYVPYSIINDVVNDFNEREARRGSLRIRGLDVINLLLNYSNRAEKYGA from the coding sequence ATGAAACAGTATAAAATATTGTTTTTTATAGCAGATGGTTTAGGAGATAGGCCAGTAAGTAAACTTCAAGGTAAAACACCATTAGAATATGTAAATAAATCTAACATAAGAGAGCTTTTAAAGAATTCACTTATAGGTCTTATGGATCCCATCTCTCCAGGTGTTGTTCCTGGGAGTGATACTTCACATCTATCAATATTTGGCCTAGATCCACATAAATATTATAGAGGTAGAGGAGTTTTCGAAGCTATAGGTGCTGGTGCTAGGTTAAAAGCAAGTGATGTAGCATTTAGAGGAAACTTTGCTACTGTAAATAATGAATTTATAGTGGTTGATAGAAGAGCAGGAAGGAAAATAGAGGAAGCAGATGATTTAGTAAAAGAACTTAATGAGAAAATAGGAGAGATAGATGGTGTTAAGGTAAGGTTTTATCATGGGACTGAACATAGAGTCGCTATAGTTTTGAGTGGTAAAGGACTTACTGATAAGGTTAGTGATACAGATCCTCATGAGATAAATAAAAAAGTTTTGGAGAGTAAACCTCTGGATAATTCACCAGAAAGTCAATTTACTGCTAATATCGTAAATAAATTAACACGTAAAATTTATGAAGTCTTAAATTCATCAGAAATAAATAAAATAAGGATAAGTAAAGGAGAGTTACCAGCGAATATAATATTACTTAGAGGCGCTGCTGAATTTGTTGATCTTCCTCAATTTGAAAGCTATACAAAGCTGAAAGCGGCTGCTGTGTCAGCGACTGCGCTGATTAAAGGAATTTGTGAGCAGATTGGAATGAAAGTTGTTACTCCTCCAGGAGCTACGGGAGGTTTAGATACTAATTACTTAGGAAAAGCTGATGCTGCTGTAGAATTATTAAAGGAATATGATTTTGTATTTTTGCATTTAAAAGCTACAGATGCAGCCTCACATGACGGTAATGTAGATGGAAAAGTATATGCTATCAATAAAATGGATGAGATGATTGGAAGAATATTAGATAAATTCGGAAGCGAGTTAGTTATTGCTATTAGTGGAGACCATACAACGCCAGTAGAAGTTAAGGAGCATACAGGTGATCCGGTTCCATTCTTATTATATGTTCCTTATAGTATAATTAATGACGTAGTAAATGACTTTAATGAAAGGGAAGCAAGACGAGGTTCTTTAAGGATAAGAGGTCTTGATGTTATAAACTTGCTACTAAATTATTCTAACAGAGCAGAAAAGTATGGTGCATGA